atataatataaataatggtccgcccagttaacaaaaatcatgattttttttatgtgtatttttttttattttgactatttccttaaaactatattaaattttacgtattttaattagaatatttttaatatctttacctttttatttgaaatgcaactcaatattttttaaaaaaattataacaaaatattttaaaaatatttttagaatttgtttaaaaaatatgaaaattacattttaaattaaaattatcctaaaatatgataagttttgatgtaaacgaaaactcaaattatgtcaaaaataattatattcaataataataaccatttaaattgattatttttaaaaaaatacatttacaaaaatattgtttgaaagaaaattcatttctctttcaaatataaaatgaaaatattataattaaataataaaaaatataaataaaaaccataaatttagcaaatgacaactgagttatattatgctaaaattttatttctaacaatttagcaaatgacaaatgagttatgagcaaataataccatataatttttaaaaacatagccattcttaaatatttttctgaataaataaatattttttaatttaatcaactgaaaataatattcgtacaattgtgtgattcaaattctagttttattgacaaatgttatatattagtgatgtatgttttaggtaacattttaatgatgcacattttttaaaatctccattattaaaattatgcacgtaaggataactcatgagttttttttgttgattaaatgacattatgtccaaatttatttaagaatatttaattaaggtaactgaaaaagacaaacaataaaataggaagtttaaattcatttaagcatatttcattaatttaagtgaaaagacaagtaataaattagacagttttaatcgttttaggatatttcataaatgcaactgaaaaagacatgCATAAAAATAGacagtttaattaatgaagtaagaacattttcaatgGTACTTCTGTTTTGATAATATAGATATAGAAATGCTCCTTTGAGCTGGTTAAATTGGGTGTAATGATACCCTGGATTCTCCAACCCCCCAAATTAAATAGCCTCTTCTCCACGTTAATATCTCCAACCTTATTAACTTTACGATCCCCACCCTAACCCATAATAATTTTCCTTTAAACCTCCAATGAAAATGTATATTCCGTGAAAAAATAAAGTATTAGAGTAGTCACTAGCCAACAGTAATTTCCTAATATCCAAACGTCTCGTGAGAATCATGAATCTTTCAAATCCCAACACTTCCTGTAAGAACAACGAATAGGAGCAGAGCACCAGTGGCCTTAAAGCCAAAATAAATAGCATGTccataatgtaaaataattcCCGCTCCATATAAAACCAGTACcaacacaaaacaaaacctTTAAGGACCAATACTGATAAAGTGTTACTACAACAATATCATGATCCCAATGAACAATAACCAATAAGACCAAAACGACATTATTGATTACTATTAACTCAGCCCAACAATTAGCCAACTTATTAACCGTAAATTGCCTAACTCTGTTTCTGCAATGTAAGAGCCTAAGTATCGGTATTGTGATCCATGATGCACTCCTCCATAAACCAAATAAAACCACAAACCATATAACCCGACACATGTTTGAATAAGAAACGTGTGAACCATGTTGATGCTCCAGACTCCTAAACCATGCCATCCTATAAAAGAGCCATTGAGGTCTCGACTGCAGTCGAGTAGAGAACAGCCCCATTAACATTTCCAAAGCCACGCCCTGTACCCACAACTTACGGAGAGAACCCAAACATCTAGATGCAATGATTATGCATATCTGATCAAAACAAACCCAACACCAAGAATCCAAATAGTAAATTTTATTCCAATGCATGATCTTACATAGAGATCTTGCCCAACaccaaaacaacaaataaaaaactttgaaaaataaacACCCCAAACCCTGCTTGCTAGAAACTAGTAAGACTTGATCCATAAATTAATTCTTCAGATTTCCAGAGTTCAGGTTTGACGATCCCTTACTCTCCAATTGCTTATTTGTATCCCCTTTACGAGTCCCCATCTTGGGTGTTGCACGTTTGCGAGGGGAGACAAGAGCAACTGCATTCTTCATCTCTGTGCTTCCTGCTACGTTGATTGATGGCTTAAACAACCTTTTACGAGGCCCCTGTTTCTGTGCCTGCTCTATTGCTTCCTTATTCTTCTCTTCTGCGCCATTAGTCTGATCCCCTGCCTCCTGAAGTTGATCATCCTCCTCATAGCCCGCCATCATTTCCTCCAATTCTTCCTCAGAGACTACCGGAAGAGCATCTATTGCCTGCGTATCTAAACCATGCTCCATCAATGCTGCTTGAAACTCATCCATTTCCATCACATCCTCCTCTTCTCCTTCAGAAGCTCTATCATTCACGACAAGGCTTTGGATTTTTCTGTAAACCCTCCTCTCCATCCACAGGATCAGAGATCATCTCCAAACCAGTCTCCTGAGTCTCAGCAAGTGCAGCTTGAAATTCCTTAGAAACATGAGCCAAAGTTTCCTATTCAGCACTTTTTATCTCCCATTCCTCATGTTTCTCTTCACGTATCTCATCCTTCCCATTTTGCCCTTCCACATATCTTGGAGATGCTTGAAGGCGCACCTCCTGTGGCGCACCAGTTGTTTCCTCTCTTCGTGATGATCTTCTATGCAAACCTTCTGCGTCCCCACGGGAATTCCCATGGTATGAGGAGGTTCTCTTATGACCCCTCTCCGCTGTCTTCACCCATTTGTAATCATGATCGTCAGCCACTTTGCCCTTCCTCTTCCCAGAATAAgctcgactctctctctctctctatttggTTGATTGATATTTCCATTGATAACCACTCCCTTATAACTCCAGGATCTTTCATCATGTTTGCCTACCTCGTGCCATCCCCCATTTCCCTCTCTCATCTCCCTACTCTTCTCCGGGCTCGTCTTTATGTTCTTAGGATCCAGAGGGCACTTCTCATCCTTATGGCAAAGACTGGAACAAAAGTCACAAAAGCCGAAGAACTTTTCGTACCGTAGAGACACCAAAGCTTCCTCACTCGCGTAGAATTCCCCTCCCTTGAAGTCGATAGTGGTTTCGAAGCAAAGCCCCTTGAAGGCGTCTACCACCACTTGGACCCTCGCGTGTTCCACATCCAACATCACCGTTCTTCCAATAGCATCCCCAATACTTTCATATGTAGGCGCCGTCCTGAACTCCGCTGGGACGCCTAACACTCGAACCCAAAAAGTTATCTCCGAAGGAAATTGTGGAGATTTCTTTGATTGCCATCGAGCCAATGAGAGCATCCAGTAGTCGAAGTGATAAGGTTGAAGCTTCAAGACCCCCTCTATCTCCTCCTCAGTTTCAAAAACGAATTGAAACTTTCCAAGTCCCAGATCCATGCCAGTAACCCGTTTTTCCAAGCCCCATATTTTCAGCAGGTTCGTGATCAATGCCTTCATGTCTTGCTCCGGCGGATTCATGCACCGACCAATCAACGTTTTGGAGAAGTTTTTGATCAACTCGGAGTTATCAAAGTGGAGGCACCGTTATCTTCAACCTCTTGCGGGTATTGTCACCATTCTTCATCTCACCCTTGTTGAGCAATTGACTCTGCGTCATGATACAGTGAATGCTATAAATCTCGtttgaaagtttaaaacaagaACAAACGATGCAATATAGAAAAAACCCCCATCATCCTTTTATAGCTATTCCATTTAGCCAATCTAATATTTGGTAAATATTCCATAGTGACATCGAATCCATAATTGACACTCTGAAACCCAATCACAAAGCACAATTGAATCCCGAAACACACGGTCTCAATAAACCAATAAATCCAAAATCTCATCTCCATAAACCAACAGATCCCTACTCTCCATATCCCAATCTTATCGAATCTCCCATTCATTCCACATATCCCCTTTCCTTCAAACGAGATACTCAATTGTAGAGAGTGAAAGATATTACCTTTAAATACATTCGATTTCATCTTAATGATGACTGAAACCGAATCTTCTTCCCCAATAATCCcgatcttccttatcttctccGAATAAACCCCTTTAAATTCCATCACCATACATCGCTGATCTGATCGAAATCGTGTTCCCATATACATGCTACCCTTGATTCGATAAAGATAACCTCTGATCCATTCGCCGTTGATAATACCCGGATCCCATCTTCGAGAAAATATGGAACCCTAAATCGCCATCACCGTCGCTCTTTTTTTATCAGGGATTTTATTTTTAGGATTTGTATAGTAGAGTGTTATTTATAATTTGTCTTAAAAAATATAGAGAGTTCACAGTTTTATATTCTTTAGTTAACTACAatcaatattattttgaaaaaaaaaatagaagtgattatttactaaaaattaaaaaaactaatatactatttaaaacaCCATGATTATTGAAATAGaaatactaatcaaaatttatgtaaggaaacaaattattattacaAAAGTAAGTCACCAATATATACTGAAAAATTCAAGAACTAATGTGAAAAaaagattttcattttttttatgtgttcatgaaattaaaacatcaaataaaattcttgcAACGCACGGATCCATATCtagtaaaaatataaaccctTATATATAGCAACACATGTGTAATACGAAAAACCCTTATACTGGTCATGtaccataaaaatataaacctttataaaggTTAAAATTAATGCTcgacattaaaatatatttttgtagccattttttttttttgttattgagtgtttaaataaaaactatttttagaattttaaccttttatttgattaatataacacgttattttatataattatgtatacagttacattatttacatatctttctataatgatatgataattATTCTTCATAACTATAGTAaactttgatattttttttcaaaaattattatcacaCTACAACGACATAACTTACATCTCAGCCAAAGAAATCATAATTTATTCAACTAGacattaattttttgaaattttaaatattttatacagaCATTAAACTTATCAATTAACAAAGcacttgatgttaaaaataGGGTTTAACAGGATTTAAGTAgaattttaatagaaataaatattcatataaactTATTTAGTTTAATGggttttaaataggttattcgattaaaaatatttattaaatgtgattttacttaAAGTTAGTGAAGACCATATTAACCCctttacatacatatatatatatacatatatatttagcagaatatattaaaatttttatttttcaaacatttttcaaaaaaattgttcggCTTTCGGTGCGGGTTaagtttgatattggtttttagatataaaattttaagaaccgTTCAAATATATAAGCCATCTCTAATAGAGTatgagattttgatttttgggtCGATTCAGAATTActttttttatacaaatattcttgactaattatgttagataactattaagaaaatataatatgttgtaatctttatgaataaagtttaaaaataatttctgaaatgCATATGGTATGTATAGTTATGCAAtttgacatatttaatataattaccaaaaattatattaaagtaaattaatattaaacacaaatatgattacaaaaaaaaaacataaatataaaaattaaaattttcaaaaaaaaataaaacaaaaatatacccgAAAAATCTAGGTACG
This genomic stretch from Brassica napus cultivar Da-Ae chromosome C9, Da-Ae, whole genome shotgun sequence harbors:
- the BNAC09G42700D gene encoding uncharacterized protein BNAC09G42700D isoform X2, with translation MERRVYRKIQSLVVNDRASEGEEEDVMEMDEFQAALMEHGLDTQAIDALPVVSEEELEEMMAGYEEDDQLQEAGDQTNGAEEKNKEAIEQAQKQGPRKRLFKPSINVAGSTEMKNAVALVSPRKRATPKMGTRKGDTNKQLESKGSSNLNSGNLKN
- the BNAC09G42700D gene encoding uncharacterized protein BNAC09G42700D isoform X1; this translates as MNPPEQDMKALITNLLKIWGLEKRVTGMDLGLGKFQFVFETEEEIEGVLKLQPYHFDYWMLSLARWQSKKSPQFPSEITFWVRVLGVPAEFRTAPTYESIGDAIGRTVMLDVEHARVQVVVDAFKGLCFETTIDFKGGEFYASEEALVSLRYEKFFGFCDFCSSLCHKDEKCPLDPKNIKTSPEKSREMREGNGGWHEVGKHDERSWSYKGVVINGNINQPNRERERVELILGRGRAKWLTIMITNG